From Paenibacillus sp. GP183, one genomic window encodes:
- a CDS encoding DUF3888 domain-containing protein, with protein MRKTFSAVLLSIVITTTSSIYAVHAEPLVPSQETQEKLTQDTLLTTLSPHIQEAIANYYGYPKQFALFWTKILDIKRKSEGEYTFTVKLQARTFEHAHSSPIGIETITMDVSPFGVKIINFEHKGDEWEQKIEQFNKELLNDIIKTFNLDLTYFKKYEYRQLEYLAEQGNGNFVSIHNIIEEIVKELNKDIKPPYKNFINPFTFVKDDKAYILFKKADGTNFVYTFKKNDNTWIVIKKESKQGKKMPKELLWYMYKHLIYIMLGSITMR; from the coding sequence ATGAGAAAGACCTTCTCAGCCGTTCTACTTTCAATAGTTATAACTACAACATCAAGTATTTACGCTGTCCATGCTGAACCACTAGTACCATCTCAAGAAACGCAAGAAAAATTAACCCAAGACACCTTGCTTACAACACTCTCCCCACACATTCAAGAAGCAATTGCTAATTATTACGGTTATCCAAAACAATTTGCTTTGTTTTGGACAAAAATTTTGGATATAAAAAGGAAGTCTGAAGGTGAGTATACTTTCACAGTAAAATTACAAGCCAGGACATTTGAACATGCACATTCCTCACCCATTGGAATTGAAACAATCACAATGGATGTAAGCCCCTTTGGGGTTAAGATAATCAACTTTGAACACAAAGGGGATGAATGGGAACAGAAAATTGAACAGTTTAATAAAGAACTACTTAATGATATTATTAAAACTTTTAATTTGGATTTAACTTACTTCAAAAAGTATGAGTATAGGCAATTGGAGTATTTAGCTGAACAGGGTAACGGTAACTTCGTGTCTATACACAATATAATTGAAGAAATTGTCAAAGAATTAAACAAGGACATTAAGCCACCTTATAAAAATTTTATTAATCCATTTACCTTTGTAAAAGACGATAAAGCATACATTTTGTTTAAAAAAGCTGACGGAACTAACTTCGTTTATACGTTTAAGAAGAACGATAATACATGGATAGTTATTAAAAAGGAAAGTAAACAAGGTAAGAAGATGCCAAAAGAACTTCTGTGGTATATGTATAAACATTTGATATATATAATGTTGGGAAGCATAACCATGAGGTGA
- a CDS encoding manganese efflux pump, whose amino-acid sequence MPTLLKMLVLVLSLGIDTLLISTSLGVIKTKGKLKIAVVFACAETIMPLIGLFIGKGAGQLVGNWASLIGGLLLIGVSIWLIFFEDEEEEEKLERNLIGWTLIMTALSISLDELAVGFSIGLVGVPVALTIFLIALQAFFFTFLGLTFGSKFKPYMDEWSEKIAGLVLGLLGLWIIIESLLKL is encoded by the coding sequence ATGCCGACTTTATTAAAGATGCTTGTTTTGGTTTTATCGTTAGGGATAGATACATTATTGATTTCCACATCACTGGGTGTCATCAAAACCAAAGGGAAATTGAAAATTGCCGTTGTCTTCGCCTGTGCCGAGACAATTATGCCGCTAATTGGACTTTTCATCGGAAAAGGGGCAGGGCAGCTTGTCGGAAATTGGGCATCTCTAATAGGAGGGTTATTATTAATTGGAGTTTCGATCTGGCTGATCTTTTTTGAAGATGAAGAAGAGGAGGAAAAACTGGAACGTAATTTAATCGGCTGGACGCTTATCATGACCGCTTTAAGTATCTCTTTAGATGAACTAGCTGTCGGGTTCTCCATTGGACTTGTAGGCGTACCTGTAGCACTTACGATTTTTCTTATTGCACTCCAAGCTTTCTTTTTTACATTTTTGGGATTGACCTTTGGTTCAAAATTCAAACCATATATGGACGAATGGTCCGAGAAAATTGCCGGACTAGTATTAGGGTTACTTGGCTTGTGGATTATTATCGAGTCATTACTCAAACTTTAA
- a CDS encoding DUF6199 family natural product biosynthesis protein — MFVPPEVRVFSVFVMIFFALWTGTALFAAIAPYTLWKITQSWKAVKEPPKAYFVLQRVIGILFAAVGISFWVFVWTRH; from the coding sequence ATGTTCGTTCCGCCGGAAGTCAGAGTGTTTAGTGTATTTGTAATGATTTTTTTCGCATTATGGACAGGAACTGCCTTGTTTGCTGCTATTGCGCCGTATACTTTATGGAAGATAACGCAAAGTTGGAAGGCTGTCAAAGAACCTCCAAAGGCGTATTTTGTGTTGCAGAGGGTAATTGGGATTTTGTTTGCGGCAGTTGGTATTTCGTTTTGGGTGTTTGTATGGACTAGGCATTGA